The stretch of DNA CCGTCAGATGAGTACCTGGAGGGGATGATGGCGGAGGCGCCGGGGCCCATCAACTTCACCATGTTTCTCACCATGTTCGGAGAGCGCCTCAACGGCACCGACCCCGAGGACGTTATCCGCAACGCCTTCGCCTGCTTCGACGAGGAGGGTTCTGGTGAGACACACGAGCACGCACACTCACAAACACTCTTCAATGTCAACCACTCTTCAATGTCAACCACTAGCATTCACCTTCACAATAATGTCAAACACTTAAaaggaaaaaaaaaaattctTATCCTCGATTCTTCTCAGCCTCTCTTCTTACCACCTTCTCAACCGTATTGGGAAGGTTCAAGGTCCCCCCACTCGGACCTTCTTCTCCAATgtttagagaaggagagaggatgagaagaatCAAGGAAAGAGCCAGATGATGACCCGCCTCACTCTCCCGTTTGCAGGAGTGCTCCACGAGGACCACCTGCGAGAATTACTGACCACAATGGGCGACCGCTTCACTGATGAGGAAGTGGACGAGCTGTTCCGTGAGGCGCCTATCGACACGAAGGGCAACTTCAACTACGCCGAGTTCACCCGCATCCTCAAACACGGAGCTAAGGACAAGGACGACATGTAGGGAGAGACTACTGCTTTGCGGCCCGCACACACAGTGCTTTTTTAGATGGAATGGACTTCTCTTTTATAGTCAATGGTGATTATCCATTGAGGAGTGTATCTCAGCTAAGTGCATCTCAATAAGTCTGTGGTggcttcctctctgtatcctttCTGAGATTCCCAGTGATCTGAAAATTGCTCTACTCTAATCCATTCCAGGAAAGGTGACAAGGTGAAAGGAAGCAATATTAGACTCTTGAGATGCACTGAACGCCTTTGTATGTGTGCCCCACTCCCCCTAAAAAGCATTCCGCACTACGTACCAGCCAAGTACCTCTTCTTGCCTCACACCAGCACCACCTCTGTAAAGAACTGCACCTTCTATCCAGGAGCTGTATTGGAAAACCACATTGTAATGGACTCTCTTCTATTCTATTAATGTAATGTTTTTGACAGGTTGTATGTTACCTTCATTGCTTAAATGCTTATCATTCCACCCTTCTTTCGTTGGACATGTTTCCCAGGGCTAGTCATATCTCCTTGTCATCTGGTCAGGTCTATTCCAACTGCCTGCATTGATGCACCACAGCCTCATTCAAGATAACACTCAACATGAAGGGTCAGACCTGTACAAGAAAGCGAGGGATGATGTCGTGAAGAAAGTCAGCCTTTTGAAATTGTTTACTCGTTGCTCTTTCATAAGAGAGAACAGAAGGAAGAGGTTGGGCTTGGTTGTGTTCGGGTATAATCATGTTTGGGTTGAATTATTGTTTAGGGAAAATGATCATGCCTGTATAGGACTAACGAAGGACCCTGAAGTGACATTCCCCTGTGTCCTTTATTCCAGATGAGTAAGTTCAATGTCCTGCTGCATTCAGTGCAGCATTCAATACCTTTTAATATTCTATCAGAGAAAATAAAATATAAACTGATTGATATTCTCTTACATTGCAGTTGTGACACTTCACACCACTTTGAGAAGAATACTTAAtatttactgtatgtcttcaactctgcattgttggaaaaggacccgcgagaaagcatttcactgttagtctacaacctgtcatttaagaAGCATGTGACATAAAAATGTATGATCAAAAGAAGTGGTCCAGGTTAAAGCACTAGCACCACTGAGTCACTGAGTCTTAGCTGAAATCAGTAGCAGTGAAAGTGCCACCCCGTTTGCGATATTACAATATGTTACTTCAAACAGTGAACACCCCCATCATTGCACGTGAGAGAAGTGTTATGTACAGATTTGTTTTATGACGATGCAAAACCAAAAATGCGCCTGGGGCAGCCAGTGGGGACATTTCTCCTAATGCAGATCAACTTTAAAGGTCATTAATATTGTTTCACCTCATGCATCAACAAAAAAAGCTAAAtataataaaggtaaaatatcaactaaataacgaggctatatacaaggggcactggaaccaagtcaatgtgcaggggtatgggttgag from Oncorhynchus keta strain PuntledgeMale-10-30-2019 chromosome 21, Oket_V2, whole genome shotgun sequence encodes:
- the LOC118400561 gene encoding myosin regulatory light polypeptide 9-like, which produces MSSKRAKGKTTKKRPQRATSNVFAMFDQSQIQEFKEAFNMIDQNRDGFIDKEDLHDMLASLGKNPSDEYLEGMMAEAPGPINFTMFLTMFGERLNGTDPEDVIRNAFACFDEEGSGVLHEDHLRELLTTMGDRFTDEEVDELFREAPIDTKGNFNYAEFTRILKHGAKDKDDM